AATGTGGCAAATGAGAAAAAAGCTGCTATCGTTAAGCCTAAAAAAACTGAGCGTGAGAGCCTAAAAGTAGGCGATAGAGTGAAGTATGAAAATATAAAAGGCACGGTTTTAAGCATCTCAAAAAATGATGCAACGATCGAATCAAATGGCATAAATCTGCGCGTGCCACTTGAGCTTTTAAGAAAAAATGGCAACGAAGTAGTCTTGCCTAAAAAAGGTGGTGTGAGCCTAAATGTCGATAAGCCAAAGTCTGCCTCGCTCTCAATTGATCTACACGGCATGAGAGCTGACGAGGCGATAGCAAAACTTGATAAATTTATCTCAGATAGTCTTGTTATGGGATTTGATGAGGTTAGCGTATTTCACGGCATCGGCACTGGCAAGCTAGCCTTTGCTGTCAAAAATTTCTTAAAAGAGCATCCAAGTGTGAAAGATTTTTTTGACGCACCAGCAAATCAAGGTGGATATGGAGCTAAAATAGTCAGGCTTTAACTTCTTCCTAAAAGTTAAAATTTATTTTAAGGTTGATATAATCAGGGCAAGTACACAAAATAAGGGAAGTAACTTTTGAGTAACAAGGACGAGCAAACGGGTAAAAATCTAAACATCACTAAAACGATTATAGGTTTAGTGTTTGTTTTGGGAAGTATTTTTTTAGTCGAAAACTTGGCAGTTTTTTATTTTAAATTTAATAATGCTTCTGCTGAAAATGGTTTTAATCTTCGAAAGAAAGTTGATTATTTGACATATCAATATGTTGATTATTTCAAAAATGTCAGCAAATATGATGTCACAAATTTTCAATCTTACATTAACGATAGTGCTATGGGTGATGTTCTTTTATTAAAGGATGATAATAAAAATGGATACAAGGTCGTAGCGTCTTCAGATAAAAGAATAATAAATCAAGAATTTAACGACAAAAGCTGTGGAAACATCTTTGCTCATAATTTCCAAAAAGATTATTTTTGGGCAAAAATTTTGCCAGAAAATGCTGCTAAAGTTTGTATGTTTGTGCCAGTTGGAGAGTATATATTAGGCTTTAAAGGAAAGGTCGATCAGCGTATTACTGGCACGCATGATGAGTACTTTTTTGAGTGGCTTTTAAATAATATGACTTTAACATTCATCTTAAGCTTCGTTGGCGCAATAGTTGCTTTGTCTACTTGTATATGGTATGCGGTTAAATATATAAAAGAAAAAAATAACTATAACGCATTAAAAACAGATACTAAAAAACAGATAGAAGAGCTTGGAGAAAAGCTTTATATCGATCCAATGACTGGACTTTTAAATAAAACAGCATTGGTGCGTGATATTAATAGCTATGAAAATCCTAAAGTAGTGCTTATAGATATTGACGATTTTGGCAAGATGAATGACTTTTACGGTAAATTTGCATGTGATCAGATTTTGGTCAAAATGGCTGATTTGATCAGTGAATTTGCCAAAGATGAGAATATGAAGGCTTACTGTATAGAAGCAGATAGGTTTGCTCTAGTAGAAGATAGTGATAGCTTTATCGATAGATATGAAGATATGGTTGAAGATTTGATAGAAATTTTTAAAGGTCGTATGCTAAGTATAGTCGATGAAGATGGTAGGGAGATAGAAGGTATCGAGATACATAGTACAATAGGCTTTGCTCTTGATAGTGACCAAACACTAAGAAAAGCAACAATAGCGTTAAAAACGGCGAAAGAGCAAGATAAAGACTATGTTTGCTATTTTAAAGGACTAAATCAAAAAGAGGAATACGCAACTCAAATAGAACGCTCTAAACTGATACAATACGCCACTATAAACAACAATATTGTCCCTTATTTTCAGCCGATAGTTAATGACCAAAAGGTACCTGTAAAATACGAATGTTTGATAAGACTTTTAGATAGAGGCGACGTTATATCACCAAATGTCTTTTTGGATATCTCAAAGCGTATTAAGCGTTATGCTGATCTTGAGAAACAACTCATTAAAAAGTGTTTTAAGCAGCTTGTAGAGGATAAGAATTTAGTACTTTCTATAAATTTAAGCAGTAGAGATATGATCGATGGTGATGTTAGCTCACTTGTTTTAAATTTATTAAATAAGCACAATGTTGCTGGTAGAGTAGTATTTGAGATCGTTGAAGATGAAGAGCTTAAAAATTTAGAGAGAGTTTCAAATTTTATCGAGCGTGTAAAAAGCATGGGTGCAAAGATTGCTATTGATGATTTTGGCTCAGGATATTCAAATTTTTCTTACATCATAAAGA
The sequence above is drawn from the Campylobacter concisus genome and encodes:
- a CDS encoding EAL domain-containing protein; this encodes MAVFYFKFNNASAENGFNLRKKVDYLTYQYVDYFKNVSKYDVTNFQSYINDSAMGDVLLLKDDNKNGYKVVASSDKRIINQEFNDKSCGNIFAHNFQKDYFWAKILPENAAKVCMFVPVGEYILGFKGKVDQRITGTHDEYFFEWLLNNMTLTFILSFVGAIVALSTCIWYAVKYIKEKNNYNALKTDTKKQIEELGEKLYIDPMTGLLNKTALVRDINSYENPKVVLIDIDDFGKMNDFYGKFACDQILVKMADLISEFAKDENMKAYCIEADRFALVEDSDSFIDRYEDMVEDLIEIFKGRMLSIVDEDGREIEGIEIHSTIGFALDSDQTLRKATIALKTAKEQDKDYVCYFKGLNQKEEYATQIERSKLIQYATINNNIVPYFQPIVNDQKVPVKYECLIRLLDRGDVISPNVFLDISKRIKRYADLEKQLIKKCFKQLVEDKNLVLSINLSSRDMIDGDVSSLVLNLLNKHNVAGRVVFEIVEDEELKNLERVSNFIERVKSMGAKIAIDDFGSGYSNFSYIIKIKPDYVKIDGSIIKDIDINKDSHSIASAIVAFAKDLGIKTIAEYVHSKEIFEICKEIGVDEFQGFYFGAPERAGS